The proteins below are encoded in one region of Apium graveolens cultivar Ventura chromosome 4, ASM990537v1, whole genome shotgun sequence:
- the LOC141721346 gene encoding small ribosomal subunit protein eS8-like — protein sequence MGISRDSMHKRRATGGKKKAWRKKRKYELGRQPANTKLSSNKTVRRVRVRGGNVKWRALRLDTGNYSWGSEAVTRKTRILDVVYNASNNELVRTQTLVKGAIVQVDAAPFKQWYLQHYGVDIGRKKKTAAAAAKKEGEDGEAATEDAKKSNHVQRKIEKRQEDRKLDSHVEEQFGGGRLLAAISSRPGQCGRCDGYILEGKELEFYMKKLQRKKGKGAAA from the exons ATGG GTATTTCTCGTGATTCTATGCACAAGAGACGTGCTACTGGTGGTAAAAAGAAGGCCTGGAGGAAGAAGCGAAA GTATGAATTGGGGAGGCAACCTGCTAACACGAAGTTGTCTAGCAACAAGACTGTTAGGAGGGTAAGGGTACGAGGTGGAAATGTCAAGTGGCGTGCCTTGAGGCTCGATACAGGCAACTACTCTTGGGGTAGTGAGGCTGTTACTCGGAAGACTAGAATTCTTGATGTTGTTTATAATGCTTCCAACAATGAATTGGTTAGGACGCAAACATTGGTCAAGGGTGCAATAGTTCAGGTCGATGCTGCTCCATTTAAGCAATGGTATCTTCAGCACTACGGTGTTGATATCGGTCGCAAAAAGAAAACCGCTGCAGCTGCTGCCAAGAAAGAAGGAGAG GATGGTGAAGCCGCTACAGAGGATGCAAAGAAAAGCAACCATGTGCAGAGAAAAATTGAAAAGCGTCAAGAGGATCGTAAATTAGACTCACATGTTGAGGAACAATTTGGAGGTGGCCGTCTATTAGCTGCAATTTCATCACGACCTGGCCAATGTGGTCGTTGCGACGG ATACATTTTGGAGGGCAAAGAGTTGGAGTTTTACATGAAGAAACTACAGAGGAAGAAAGGAAAGGGTGCAGCAGCTTAG